Proteins encoded together in one uncultured Desulfosarcina sp. window:
- a CDS encoding ABC transporter permease encodes MILVWEGGRATHVIDPNLFPSFVAVCKAFVQFLEDGTLLAHMYASFVRVLIGFTLGIVAAIILGFLIGWFRVVRLLVDPLVSFFRALPPIALIPLMIIFFGIGETSKIIVLTYASFFPALVVIYQALVGLEPIYGRAAQTLGANNWELFYKVILPQLYPHIITACRVSLGVCWATLVAAELIAAQKGIGAMMVDAQNFFQMAPLVLGVLLIGVISLVMDSIVRAIERRATAWQEKRV; translated from the coding sequence GTGATTCTGGTCTGGGAGGGGGGACGTGCGACGCATGTGATCGATCCTAACCTGTTTCCCTCTTTTGTCGCCGTATGCAAGGCCTTTGTCCAGTTCCTGGAAGACGGAACGCTGTTGGCCCATATGTATGCGAGCTTTGTGCGGGTGCTTATCGGTTTTACATTGGGGATTGTCGCTGCGATCATCCTTGGTTTCTTAATCGGATGGTTTCGGGTCGTTCGCTTGCTTGTCGATCCGCTGGTAAGTTTTTTTCGCGCGCTGCCGCCGATCGCGCTAATCCCGTTGATGATCATTTTTTTTGGCATTGGTGAAACGTCAAAGATCATCGTCCTGACGTACGCATCCTTTTTTCCGGCTCTGGTAGTCATTTATCAGGCCTTGGTCGGCCTTGAGCCGATTTACGGCCGGGCTGCCCAAACCCTTGGGGCCAACAACTGGGAGTTGTTTTACAAGGTCATCCTTCCTCAACTCTATCCTCATATCATCACCGCCTGCCGGGTTTCACTGGGTGTTTGCTGGGCCACATTGGTGGCGGCCGAACTGATTGCCGCCCAGAAAGGCATCGGTGCGATGATGGTGGATGCACAAAACTTTTTCCAGATGGCACCGCTGGTTCTGGGCGTGCTGCTTATCGGTGTAATTTCGCTGGTGATGGACAGCATCGTCCGGGCCATCGAACGGCGAGCTACGGCGTGGCAGGAAAAACGAGTATGA
- a CDS encoding radical SAM protein, whose translation MARASAQALEKRVPAERGVIRKSPAGRIRVALVYPNTYHVGMSNLGFQTVYRLINDIDHAVCERAFLPEQDGGKTGRVLTVESRTPIGDFDIIAFSISYENDAPAVLTILETAGLPLPADRRTAALPLVLAGGVLCFLNPEPLSPFVDGFLLGEAEALVPDFFRAFDPSIERKKHLRQLAVSVPGLYVPAFYRPRYLPDGRIETIETTADVPALIQRRIVPDLSDIPTASTILTPDTTFDDTYLIEVSRGCPHGCRFCSAGYVYRPPRYRPLDLLTNQVEKGCAMTERIGLVGAAVSDLPGIEKLCRTDRGGKIRFSFSSLRADALDGALVAALRKSHVKTATIAPDAGSERMRRVVNKGITEDHVIAAADTLVSAGIPNLKVYFMIGLPTEAEEDVNAIVDLVKRIKHRFLKTSRGKGHIGTITVSLSSFVPKAFTPFQWVAMDEVADLKRKIKIVKTGLKKTANVRVHADVPRWAYLQGIIARGDRRVADILLLGHKNRGNWPQTFKSSPINPHFYVHRERDADERFPWDIIDQGIDKAFLWKEYQRALDGRTSAPCPADPSRCSLCGVCKGNA comes from the coding sequence ATGGCAAGAGCATCTGCACAGGCGCTTGAAAAGCGCGTGCCGGCCGAACGGGGCGTGATCCGAAAATCCCCCGCCGGTCGTATTCGCGTGGCTTTGGTCTATCCCAACACCTACCATGTGGGGATGTCCAACCTTGGATTTCAGACCGTATACCGGTTGATCAACGATATCGACCATGCGGTTTGTGAACGGGCGTTTTTACCGGAACAGGATGGCGGTAAAACCGGTCGGGTGTTGACGGTCGAGTCTCGGACGCCCATCGGAGACTTCGACATTATTGCCTTTTCGATCTCTTATGAGAACGATGCACCCGCCGTTCTAACCATCCTGGAAACAGCAGGACTCCCCCTGCCAGCCGATCGGCGCACCGCCGCTCTCCCCCTTGTGCTGGCAGGGGGCGTCCTCTGTTTTCTCAATCCGGAGCCGCTATCACCATTTGTCGACGGGTTCCTGCTGGGGGAAGCAGAGGCCCTGGTGCCCGATTTTTTCCGGGCCTTCGATCCATCCATAGAAAGAAAAAAACATCTGCGCCAATTGGCCGTTTCCGTTCCCGGCCTTTATGTGCCGGCCTTTTATCGGCCCCGCTATCTGCCGGACGGCCGGATCGAAACCATCGAAACGACCGCCGATGTCCCTGCCCTTATTCAGCGCCGGATCGTACCGGATCTGTCCGATATCCCCACGGCAAGCACCATTTTGACGCCGGACACCACTTTCGACGACACCTATCTGATCGAAGTTTCCCGTGGCTGCCCCCATGGATGCCGGTTTTGCAGCGCCGGGTACGTCTATCGACCGCCGCGCTACCGTCCCCTGGACCTTCTTACTAACCAGGTGGAAAAAGGCTGCGCCATGACCGAACGCATCGGATTGGTGGGGGCCGCGGTTTCCGATCTGCCGGGTATCGAAAAATTGTGCAGGACGGATCGCGGTGGGAAGATTCGATTCTCGTTCAGCAGCCTGCGGGCCGATGCCCTGGATGGTGCGCTGGTGGCGGCGCTGAGAAAAAGCCATGTCAAGACGGCCACCATCGCCCCGGACGCCGGCAGCGAGCGCATGCGCCGGGTGGTCAACAAAGGCATCACCGAAGATCATGTCATTGCTGCGGCGGATACGCTGGTGAGCGCCGGCATTCCCAATTTGAAGGTCTATTTCATGATCGGCCTGCCCACAGAAGCCGAGGAAGATGTGAATGCCATCGTGGACCTGGTCAAGCGGATCAAACACCGATTTCTCAAGACCAGCCGCGGCAAAGGGCACATCGGCACCATCACCGTCAGCCTGAGTTCCTTTGTGCCCAAAGCGTTTACCCCATTCCAGTGGGTCGCCATGGACGAGGTGGCCGACCTGAAACGAAAAATCAAAATTGTAAAAACCGGCCTGAAGAAGACGGCCAACGTGCGGGTGCACGCCGACGTACCCCGGTGGGCCTACCTGCAGGGAATCATCGCCAGGGGCGACCGGCGGGTGGCGGACATCCTGCTGTTGGGACATAAAAACAGGGGCAACTGGCCTCAGACCTTCAAATCCTCACCCATCAACCCCCATTTTTACGTTCATCGCGAGCGCGATGCCGACGAACGGTTCCCCTGGGATATCATCGATCAGGGCATCGACAAAGCCTTTCTTTGGAAGGAGTACCAGCGGGCGTTGGATGGCCGTACCTCGGCACCTTGCCCGGCCGACCCCTCCCGATGCAGCCTCTGCGGGGTCTGCAAGGGAAATGCATGA
- a CDS encoding lactate racemase domain-containing protein has product MKEIHLDYGDGKMGIELPDSATIFSLGQLDNDPPEVDPAEAVRRALAEPLGFPPLRELSGPNKKIVIGFPDRVKGGAHAKAHRRVAIPIIVEELLKGGAKLENITLLCAMGLHRQNTLDEWYWYLGKEIVDQFYPGRIVNHDAEDPGLYNYGTDEMGNVIQCNRLLADADLPIVVGHCAGNPYGGYSGGYKMLVTGHSGWRSIGSHHCPATMHRRDWLGASTTSHMRRQFHSIGLAMEKGMGKNVFGVDAVLGKKAQVLDVKAGRLGLIEEATWPLADQRTNVFLDMDEPADILVIGVPRNFHYGPGMGTNPCLMSLAIGGQLSRCWNAFREGGVVIAASICDGWFNDNWFPSYKDTYAALQKYCSIPEFLASDDMTRIAEDTEYCFKYSNYYTYHPFHAMSMISGGSVLPIYTSAVFIAGPKAPKYARGMGFTPTPTFKEALEKAKRYVGSKPNILCTPDCFTGGVGVHLHRKKS; this is encoded by the coding sequence ATGAAAGAAATCCATTTAGATTACGGTGACGGGAAAATGGGCATTGAACTGCCCGACTCAGCCACAATTTTCAGTCTTGGCCAACTGGATAACGATCCGCCGGAGGTCGATCCGGCCGAAGCTGTGCGCCGCGCGTTGGCGGAGCCGCTGGGGTTCCCGCCGCTTAGGGAATTGAGCGGGCCGAACAAGAAAATCGTTATCGGCTTCCCGGACCGGGTGAAAGGGGGAGCCCATGCCAAGGCGCATCGCCGCGTCGCCATTCCCATCATCGTGGAAGAACTGCTAAAGGGGGGCGCAAAGCTGGAGAATATTACCCTGCTCTGCGCGATGGGACTTCACCGCCAGAATACCCTGGACGAATGGTATTGGTATCTTGGCAAGGAAATCGTCGATCAGTTTTATCCAGGCCGCATTGTCAATCATGACGCTGAAGATCCGGGCCTTTACAACTACGGAACGGACGAAATGGGCAACGTGATCCAGTGCAACCGGCTTTTAGCCGATGCCGACCTGCCTATCGTCGTCGGTCACTGCGCCGGCAACCCCTATGGCGGGTACAGTGGAGGCTATAAAATGCTGGTCACGGGCCATTCCGGTTGGCGGTCCATCGGCTCCCACCATTGCCCCGCAACCATGCACCGACGCGACTGGCTCGGCGCGTCGACAACGTCCCACATGCGGCGTCAGTTCCACTCAATCGGTCTGGCCATGGAAAAAGGCATGGGTAAAAACGTGTTCGGCGTGGACGCCGTTCTCGGGAAAAAGGCCCAGGTTCTGGACGTCAAAGCTGGTCGCCTGGGACTCATTGAAGAAGCGACATGGCCCCTGGCCGACCAACGGACCAATGTTTTTCTGGACATGGATGAACCGGCAGATATCCTTGTCATCGGTGTACCCAGAAATTTTCATTATGGCCCGGGTATGGGAACCAATCCCTGTCTGATGAGTCTGGCGATCGGCGGACAGTTGTCCCGTTGCTGGAACGCCTTTCGCGAAGGCGGGGTGGTCATTGCAGCCAGCATTTGCGACGGTTGGTTCAACGACAACTGGTTCCCGTCTTACAAAGATACCTATGCAGCGCTTCAGAAGTACTGCAGCATTCCTGAATTTCTGGCTTCGGACGATATGACGCGTATCGCCGAGGATACCGAATATTGTTTCAAGTATTCCAACTACTACACGTACCATCCCTTCCACGCGATGTCGATGATCAGCGGCGGCAGTGTGCTGCCGATATACACCAGCGCCGTTTTCATTGCCGGTCCCAAGGCGCCGAAATACGCCCGCGGAATGGGTTTTACGCCGACGCCAACATTTAAGGAGGCTCTGGAAAAAGCGAAGCGTTACGTCGGCTCCAAGCCCAACATCCTATGTACCCCCGACTGCTTTACCGGTGGCGTAGGCGTCCATCTGCATCGGAAAAAAAGTTAG
- a CDS encoding ABC transporter ATP-binding protein, whose translation MEQGIQIEGVGVSYQTASGAFEALKDINLKIEPGEFISIVGPSGCGKTTLLNVLAGFLKASTGQASLDGKPIVGPGPERGVVFQQYAIFPWLTVAQNVAFGLTLTANRTPNKRIHEIVDHFVALVGLKDFKDSYPKELSGGMKQRVAIARAYAVNPQVLLMDEPFGALDAQTRQFMQESLLDILEEEKKTVVFITHGVEEATFLSTRVVVMAAKPGRIREIIPIDIPYPRKASVKTSAEFIKIRATIDKVVREEFQKQRQ comes from the coding sequence ATGGAACAAGGAATACAAATAGAGGGGGTTGGCGTCAGCTACCAAACGGCCTCAGGAGCGTTTGAAGCCCTGAAAGATATAAATCTGAAGATAGAACCGGGAGAGTTTATCTCTATCGTCGGTCCATCGGGGTGCGGCAAAACCACATTGCTCAATGTGCTGGCCGGATTCCTCAAGGCGAGTACAGGACAGGCCAGCCTGGATGGCAAACCGATCGTCGGTCCCGGACCGGAGCGGGGGGTCGTTTTTCAACAGTATGCCATCTTCCCCTGGCTGACGGTAGCTCAAAATGTCGCCTTTGGATTGACGCTGACCGCCAACAGGACGCCGAATAAACGGATTCATGAAATCGTGGATCACTTTGTCGCCTTGGTAGGGCTTAAGGATTTCAAGGATTCCTATCCCAAAGAACTGTCGGGCGGTATGAAGCAGCGCGTGGCCATTGCCAGAGCTTACGCCGTAAACCCCCAGGTCCTGCTCATGGACGAGCCCTTCGGGGCGCTGGATGCCCAGACCCGACAGTTCATGCAGGAATCTTTGCTCGATATTCTCGAGGAAGAGAAGAAAACCGTTGTGTTCATCACCCATGGCGTGGAAGAAGCCACCTTTCTGTCCACCCGGGTAGTTGTGATGGCAGCCAAGCCGGGACGCATCCGCGAAATCATCCCCATCGACATTCCCTATCCTCGTAAGGCATCAGTCAAAACATCCGCGGAATTCATCAAAATTCGAGCCACAATCGACAAGGTGGTCCGGGAGGAGTTCCAAAAGCAACGGCAATAA
- a CDS encoding NAD(P)-dependent oxidoreductase: METVGLIGFGVMGSEAGKKILEAGYPLHVYDVTPSTIDKAAAMGAIPTASIADLAKTCMVVLMFLPGPIQVIDCVSGENGLLHSASPGAVIVDHSTIDPGTTEAMAAMAMKKKVGYLDAPVLGRPSAVGHWALPVGGENEAIERCRPVLETFSGSIIPVGKSGTGNKIKLLNQLMFSAINAMTAEMMAIADHVGISPNLLYKTIIDSQAGTVSNLFKELGRNIVQENYHQPTFSVDLLCKDVGLAVRMAHENGAPPILGQLIQTINEMARTQGFGPQDTSAMWQAYSPIWDKNPKSV, translated from the coding sequence ATGGAAACGGTTGGGTTGATTGGATTTGGGGTAATGGGAAGCGAGGCTGGCAAAAAAATTCTCGAAGCCGGCTACCCCTTGCATGTCTATGATGTCACGCCATCGACAATTGACAAAGCCGCGGCGATGGGCGCGATTCCAACGGCGAGCATAGCCGACCTGGCAAAAACATGTATGGTCGTCCTGATGTTTTTACCCGGCCCCATCCAGGTGATTGATTGCGTCAGCGGAGAAAACGGCCTGCTACATTCGGCATCTCCGGGAGCAGTCATTGTGGACCACAGTACCATCGATCCCGGGACCACAGAGGCGATGGCCGCAATGGCCATGAAAAAAAAGGTAGGATATCTGGATGCACCGGTGTTGGGTCGCCCGTCTGCGGTTGGTCACTGGGCACTGCCGGTTGGAGGAGAAAATGAAGCTATTGAACGATGCCGACCGGTTCTCGAAACCTTTTCCGGAAGCATCATCCCTGTAGGAAAATCAGGAACCGGAAACAAAATCAAACTTCTCAATCAGCTCATGTTTTCTGCCATCAACGCCATGACAGCGGAAATGATGGCTATTGCCGACCATGTCGGCATCTCGCCCAACCTGCTCTATAAAACGATTATCGACAGTCAGGCGGGCACGGTGAGTAATCTATTCAAAGAATTGGGGCGCAATATCGTCCAAGAAAACTATCATCAACCAACCTTTTCCGTCGACCTGCTTTGCAAAGACGTTGGTCTTGCTGTGCGCATGGCCCATGAAAACGGCGCCCCGCCGATCTTGGGACAACTCATTCAGACGATCAATGAAATGGCCCGCACCCAAGGATTTGGCCCCCAGGATACATCGGCAATGTGGCAGGCATACAGCCCTATATGGGATAAGAACCCTAAATCTGTCTGA
- a CDS encoding ABC transporter substrate-binding protein codes for MRVAKLVAMVMVLAMVLGLSGPAAAEKIKVGYLHTLAVDGQFWIAMEKGYFKDQGLEIEPIKFTSGIPLMQALSGGSVDVAIMGAVISNFPAQGVGKVFLVNNIEYDTAMLFARPETGAKTIQDVKGKKIATVKGTTAHVFLHTALKNNGIDSSKDVDIVSMDMAGAVSAFITGAVPFVATWSPFHVLIRDKVPGAIMLSSASDFYPDSAIMGGWVATNKNYDNNKDMLKKIIKAWIPANDYLISHSDEALKLIHTKAYSEIPFADIQAGWEAEKVFTSKDWVTLYKDGSVAKWIGQVQKVFVEIGSIPKVVPPENFFDPNLYLSVAK; via the coding sequence ATGAGAGTTGCCAAGTTAGTAGCGATGGTAATGGTTTTGGCAATGGTGCTCGGCTTGTCGGGCCCGGCGGCGGCAGAAAAGATCAAGGTGGGATACCTGCACACGCTAGCCGTAGATGGCCAGTTTTGGATTGCCATGGAAAAAGGATATTTCAAAGACCAGGGGCTTGAAATCGAACCTATTAAATTTACCTCCGGCATTCCATTGATGCAGGCCTTAAGCGGCGGCAGTGTCGATGTGGCCATCATGGGCGCGGTGATCTCCAATTTCCCGGCCCAGGGCGTTGGCAAAGTCTTTCTGGTCAACAACATCGAATACGATACGGCGATGCTTTTTGCCAGGCCTGAAACGGGGGCCAAGACGATCCAGGATGTAAAAGGTAAAAAAATCGCCACGGTAAAAGGGACCACCGCTCATGTGTTCTTGCATACCGCGCTGAAAAACAACGGGATCGACTCAAGCAAAGATGTCGATATCGTCAGCATGGACATGGCCGGTGCGGTTTCTGCTTTTATTACCGGTGCGGTTCCTTTTGTCGCCACATGGTCTCCATTCCATGTCTTGATTCGCGACAAGGTACCGGGTGCGATCATGCTCAGTTCTGCTTCAGACTTCTATCCCGATTCGGCCATCATGGGTGGATGGGTTGCCACCAACAAAAACTATGACAACAACAAAGACATGCTCAAAAAAATTATTAAAGCGTGGATTCCGGCGAATGACTACCTGATCAGTCATTCGGACGAAGCACTGAAACTGATCCATACAAAGGCCTATTCAGAAATTCCCTTTGCCGACATCCAGGCAGGTTGGGAAGCAGAGAAAGTATTCACCTCGAAGGACTGGGTTACTCTTTATAAAGACGGATCCGTGGCCAAATGGATCGGACAGGTCCAAAAGGTATTTGTAGAAATCGGCTCAATACCGAAAGTCGTGCCACCCGAAAACTTTTTTGATCCGAACCTGTACCTGTCAGTCGCTAAATAG
- the ftsZ gene encoding cell division protein FtsZ has protein sequence MTNMFTYVENENSAKIKVIGVGGAGGNAINNMIASNLQGVKFISANTDAQALDVSQAEVRIQLGTQITEGLGAGANPQVGRDAALENAEMIKETLADSHMVFITAGFGGGTGTGAAPVIARLCKEMGILTVAVVSRPFSFEGRKRAKQAEEGILELKKAADTVITIPNDRLRGLASKNAKMVDMFRKADEILLHSVKGITDLIMMPGLVNLDFADVKTTMSRAGMAIMGIGISSGENRALEAAERAISHPLLEDINISGAKGVLMNITSNSDLTMEEMTEASERIYNEVGEDAEIIWGTVIDDSVGDEMSVTVIATGIGEKEKERQPAPKVVDPTYGGKVRDITPADLARSTELDRPTFIRRQQAVNDMPSGDLCREYKGIIIDNDDLDVPTFLRRKAD, from the coding sequence ATGACAAACATGTTTACGTACGTGGAAAATGAGAACTCGGCAAAAATCAAAGTGATTGGTGTTGGCGGAGCGGGCGGCAACGCGATCAACAACATGATCGCCAGCAACCTGCAGGGCGTAAAGTTTATTTCCGCCAACACCGACGCCCAGGCCCTGGATGTGTCGCAGGCGGAGGTGCGCATACAGCTCGGCACCCAGATTACCGAAGGCCTCGGTGCCGGCGCCAATCCGCAGGTGGGGCGTGACGCAGCCCTGGAAAACGCGGAAATGATCAAAGAAACTTTGGCCGATTCCCACATGGTTTTTATTACCGCCGGTTTCGGCGGCGGCACGGGAACCGGTGCGGCACCGGTGATCGCCCGGCTCTGCAAGGAAATGGGCATTCTCACCGTGGCCGTGGTCAGCCGTCCCTTTTCCTTCGAGGGCCGTAAACGGGCCAAGCAGGCCGAAGAGGGCATCCTGGAATTGAAAAAGGCCGCCGACACGGTGATCACCATTCCCAACGACCGGTTACGGGGGCTGGCATCCAAGAACGCCAAGATGGTCGACATGTTCAGAAAGGCCGACGAGATCCTGCTGCATTCGGTCAAAGGCATCACCGATCTGATCATGATGCCCGGTCTGGTGAACCTGGATTTCGCCGACGTCAAGACCACCATGTCTCGGGCCGGCATGGCCATCATGGGCATCGGTATTTCCAGCGGGGAGAACCGCGCCCTGGAAGCCGCCGAACGGGCGATTTCGCATCCGCTGCTCGAGGACATCAACATCTCGGGCGCCAAGGGCGTACTGATGAACATCACCTCCAACAGCGACCTCACCATGGAGGAGATGACCGAGGCCTCCGAACGCATCTACAACGAAGTGGGCGAGGATGCGGAAATCATCTGGGGGACGGTGATCGATGACAGTGTCGGCGATGAGATGAGTGTGACCGTCATCGCCACGGGTATCGGAGAAAAGGAGAAGGAAAGGCAGCCGGCTCCCAAGGTCGTAGATCCGACCTACGGCGGAAAGGTGCGCGACATCACCCCGGCGGATCTGGCCCGCAGCACGGAGTTGGACCGGCCCACTTTCATTCGTCGTCAGCAGGCCGTCAACGATATGCCCAGCGGCGACTTGTGCCGGGAATACAAGGGGATCATCATCGATAATGACGATTTGGACGTGCCGACCTTCCTGAGAAGAAAAGCCGACTGA
- a CDS encoding NAD(P)-dependent oxidoreductase, with protein sequence MRALVTGGAGFIGSYLIPELLSRGFDVTAFDLARDPSALASVLDKITYVQGDLSSGPDLYRVMMTEKITDVFHLGSILAGPCEENPQMGFRINMESTLHLLDASVAMNVNRFIMLSSISVFGRDVSEPVVDSAVKNPETIYGQTKLASEHLLKWYYRKHGLDTRALRFTWVFGPGRTRGITALWSSSILDAVARNEAQIISNPDETGDWLYVKDAVKAIMTLYDAKTPTQRIYNIAGGVHSIREVATLAQRLKPEAKITLSEGGGRQSPYPAAYDDSAARRELGWFPSYSIDQAVKEHIEIVSEMN encoded by the coding sequence GTGCGAGCATTGGTTACCGGTGGCGCCGGATTCATCGGTTCTTATTTAATTCCGGAGTTACTCAGCAGGGGGTTTGACGTTACGGCATTCGATCTGGCCAGGGATCCGTCCGCATTGGCTTCCGTTCTGGATAAGATCACGTATGTTCAAGGTGACTTAAGTTCAGGGCCGGATCTTTACCGGGTAATGATGACCGAAAAGATCACCGACGTGTTTCACCTGGGATCGATTCTGGCTGGACCCTGCGAAGAGAATCCGCAAATGGGCTTTCGGATCAATATGGAATCGACGCTTCATTTACTGGATGCTTCCGTTGCGATGAATGTGAATCGATTCATCATGCTCAGTTCCATTTCGGTTTTCGGCCGGGATGTCAGTGAACCCGTCGTCGATAGCGCGGTCAAGAATCCGGAAACGATTTACGGTCAAACCAAACTGGCATCGGAACATCTGCTCAAATGGTATTACCGCAAGCATGGCCTGGATACGCGAGCACTGCGATTCACATGGGTTTTCGGGCCCGGGCGAACCCGGGGAATCACGGCCTTGTGGTCGTCGTCTATTCTGGATGCCGTTGCCCGCAACGAAGCGCAGATCATTTCCAACCCGGACGAAACCGGAGACTGGCTGTATGTCAAGGATGCCGTCAAAGCGATTATGACGCTTTACGATGCCAAGACCCCTACTCAACGGATCTACAATATTGCCGGCGGCGTTCATTCGATCCGAGAAGTCGCCACGTTGGCGCAGCGGTTGAAACCCGAGGCAAAAATAACGTTAAGCGAGGGTGGCGGCAGGCAGTCGCCTTATCCGGCGGCATATGACGACAGCGCTGCACGTCGGGAACTGGGCTGGTTCCCCTCTTACAGCATCGATCAGGCCGTCAAGGAACATATTGAGATTGTATCAGAAATGAATTGA
- the ftsA gene encoding cell division protein FtsA, with protein sequence MHGAKEGNIVVGLDIGTTKICAVVGEVAGREINIIGIGTHPSIGLRKGVVVNIESTVDSIKKAVEEAELMAGCEISSVYAGIAGGHITGFNSRGIVAIKGQEITPQDVERVIDAARAVAIPMDREVIHVLPQEYIVDDQVGIQNPVGMAGVRLEAKIHIVTGAVTSAHNIVKCANRAGLDVCDIVLESLASGEAVLTEEEKQLGAGLIDLGGGTSDLAIFSGNNIKHTFVLALGGDNLTNDIAIGVRAPANEAERIKRKYGTCNAAAISPDETIEVPGMGGREPRKLPRQVLGEILEPRMEEIFTLLQREIFRAGMENMIASGMVLSGGTSLLDGATDIAEAIFGVPTRLGRPRGIGGLTDVVNNPMYATGVGLVIYGAKKEPERKFRIRDRNIFNSLISRMKKWFKDVI encoded by the coding sequence TTGCACGGAGCCAAAGAGGGCAATATCGTTGTCGGCCTGGATATCGGTACGACCAAGATCTGCGCCGTGGTCGGGGAGGTGGCGGGCCGCGAGATCAATATCATCGGCATCGGCACCCATCCTTCCATCGGGCTGAGAAAAGGGGTGGTGGTCAATATCGAGTCCACGGTGGATTCAATTAAAAAGGCGGTGGAGGAGGCCGAACTGATGGCCGGCTGCGAGATCTCTTCGGTCTACGCCGGTATCGCCGGAGGGCACATCACCGGCTTCAACAGCCGGGGCATCGTTGCCATAAAGGGGCAGGAAATCACGCCCCAGGATGTGGAACGGGTCATCGATGCAGCCCGGGCGGTGGCCATCCCCATGGATCGGGAAGTGATCCACGTGCTGCCCCAGGAGTACATCGTCGACGACCAGGTGGGCATCCAGAACCCGGTGGGAATGGCCGGCGTACGGTTGGAAGCCAAGATTCACATCGTGACCGGCGCGGTTACCTCGGCCCACAATATCGTCAAGTGCGCCAACCGGGCCGGACTGGATGTGTGCGACATCGTCCTGGAAAGCCTGGCTTCAGGCGAAGCGGTGCTGACCGAGGAAGAAAAGCAGTTGGGCGCCGGGCTCATCGACCTGGGCGGCGGCACCAGCGACTTGGCCATCTTTTCGGGCAATAACATCAAACACACCTTCGTTCTGGCCCTGGGCGGCGACAACCTGACCAACGATATCGCCATCGGGGTGCGGGCTCCCGCCAACGAGGCCGAGCGCATCAAGCGCAAGTATGGCACCTGCAACGCGGCGGCCATCAGCCCGGACGAAACCATCGAAGTGCCGGGCATGGGCGGCCGCGAACCGCGCAAACTGCCCCGCCAGGTGCTGGGAGAAATCCTCGAGCCGCGCATGGAGGAGATCTTCACCCTGCTTCAGCGCGAGATTTTCCGTGCCGGCATGGAAAACATGATCGCATCGGGGATGGTTCTCTCCGGAGGCACTTCCCTGTTGGACGGGGCCACCGATATCGCCGAAGCCATTTTCGGGGTGCCGACGCGGCTGGGCAGGCCCCGGGGAATCGGCGGCCTTACCGATGTGGTCAACAATCCCATGTATGCCACCGGCGTGGGGCTGGTCATATACGGCGCCAAAAAGGAGCCGGAGAGAAAGTTCAGAATCCGGGACCGGAATATTTTCAACAGCTTGATATCCCGGATGAAAAAGTGGTTCAAAGATGTGATCTGA